AAGACTCATTCCAAATATGCAAATCAAATCCAACCATGTGTTTGAAGAACCGAATCAGCTAGAGAGGAATTACcacatttaaaatatctgttctaCAGCGTATTATCTCAGATAATACAGTATTAAGCAATGTAAAAGTAACATGGCCCCTTTCTTTCAAGCAGAGTTAATCCGAAATCAGCTCAATAAACAGTGTCCCAAGGTGGAAACCCAAGATCTTTAATCTGTTCATCAAGCAACCAGCAGCTCCTTATCTGTTAAGCGCCTTGTCTCCAATTCTAACACATCCTTCCATATCTTTCCCTGTGTCTGGTACAGAGCCAAACTTTGTGGGTTCGGCATTGGTCCGGGAGAGCCGCAACAGTAAAGATGGAGATGATGATAAGATCTACTTCTTCTTTAGCGAGAGAGCTGTGGAGCTGGACTGTGACAGCGATCTGACAGTGGCACGGGTGGCACGTGTGTGTAAGGTGAGAACATTTAAAGTATATAACCAGAAGGTTGTCCAGTAAATTTAGCTCTAGGGTAAAGTGTCCTGCAAGCCGCTTTGAAATAAAACGTCTGTTAAATGGCTTCTTGTTTCACTTTTCAGGGAGACCTGGGCGGCACACGGACCCTACAGAAGAAGTGGACCACCTTCCAGAAAGCTCGGCTGATGTGTTCTTTCCCTGAGCGCCACATCACCTTCAATAACCTGCGTGCCGTCTTCACCTTGCCCGGGGCGGACTGGAGGAGCACTAGCTTCTACGGCATCTTCCACGCGCAGTGGTGAGCGAACCCTGCTGCCATGCCAGTCCGTGTCATAAATATTTCTCTCTCTTCCACTTACTGTCATAGTTGTGAAAGTCGCTCTGTCCTCTGCTTGTATAAAAGTGTCACCATGCCAAACATCCAGCCGTGTTCGTCAAGTTCAGAAAAGGCTGCACTGTCATTATGTTGACAGTAAGGCTATTACTGTAATAAACCAGCCAGTGTAGCGCAGTCATTTAGTTCAGACTGACTGACtactttttcctctctttttctccATCCTTTACTCTCTCTCAGGGGGGATGTGGATGTGTCTGCTGTGTGTCAGTACCAGATCGCAGAGGTGAAAAATGTGTTCGATGGGCCGTATAAGGAATACAGGGAGCCGTCTCAGCGATGGGGCCGATACACTGGCACCGTGCCCAGTCCACGACCTGGAGCGGTGAGCTTAGCAGCCGTTGTGATGGGAGGCCGAGAGGGCGTCCGTGACTAAGCAGTTGGCTAAATATAGATTTTAGTACATACAGTCATTTTTCACACCGCAAATCAGTACTTAATAAGTGTCCTGTtggattataacattttaaaaatatcttaacaAAGATTTTGTATGAGAGTATGAAAAAAAGAGATTTGCCGATACACTTAATTTAGCAGGAAcacataaaattgatcaaaaggtaAAATAAAGACTTTGACATActttgacaaaaacacacacatacttacatacatacatacacatctctctctctctctctgtatatatatatattttttttttttccccacataaatgctgttcttttgaaaaatTGTATCCAGAAAATTTTTTGTCATGGTTTCTACAAATAGCAAGAGAAATAAATCTTGAGATTGCAATCAGGATGCTTAGTTGAATTTACATGAATTTCAAATGAAAAGgaaatttattttgctttttttatctaaaagtgcaaaaaaaagtttgcttttttagttTATATGTCTCAGCACATTAACTTTTATTCAATATAACTTATATTGACCCTGGCAGAAGAACACTTAATTTCCCATAAATCTTTCTTCTTCCTAGTTCCTTTTATTCCAATTCATAGTTCATATggggtgtatttttttattttatcatgttgtttaaaaaatacttgTCACGTACaatctcagaaataaaggtacaaaagctgtcacaaaGGTACAAACATGTACTTTTGAAAAgctaccgccccagtgacagatTTCGTACCTTTATTTTTGAGAGTGGATGATGTGCTGTATTAAGCTGTGAAATCCCTAATCAATTAAAAAGacttttctttcttgtttctgtCTTCCACAGTGCATTACAAACTTTGACAGGGAAAACGGCTACAACAGTTCTCTACAGCTGCCTGACGCTACGCTAAACTTTGCCAAGAAGCATCCGCTAATGGAAGACCGGGCAGAAGCTCGCCCCCTGCTGCTTACTAAAGGGATCAACTTCACCCGACTAGCTGTGGACAGAGTGAGCTCACTGGACCAGGGATCCTACAACATGCTCTTCATAGGCACAGGTATGTGATTTAAAGTGAAACACGTAAATGGATTAATGTACAAAACATTACATGGCAAATAAAAGCAGTATTTATTCGTCAAGAGGgttatttgaatgttatttttccAGCATCGTCTTCCTTTGtcctttttgtccttttttgcACAAGTGTGAATAGAACAGCCAAAGAAACCATTTTATGAGCCATAATGTTGTATCCAAGTGGTAAAGTCACACCCCCACCAATTTATTCCAGCCATGCAGGAAGGACAgtcctttaaataaaaatggaaaagatGTATTTggccttggtaaaattcacatCAATTGCACACAAAAGACCTAGCCTTAACCTAGTTAGTTAATAAAAGAAAGGTTAGCTGTCCTGTGGTGTAACATTTCAAACAATTTTgccattttataataattattcttcgtCATATTAAACACCATGTTAATTCAGAGACTTTATGAATGTTAATTAACAATATATTCATGTTATAAAAtatatgctttaaaatatattttaaacttttaaaaatgtgttttccgtgtgtgtgtgtgtgtgtgtgtgtgtgtgtgtgtgtgtgtgtgtgtgtgctcttgtttttgcgacatatcaggacacaactctgtataatgacatgggtgtgacacaggtattacaaggagagggtgacttaagAGGACCCATGTCCTCATTTTTCAAAACGCGGACATatcataaatcatacagaatgagtttttttgggttggtgtagggccatagaatttacagtttctacagtataaaaaccattatgcctatgggatgtccccacttttcacaaaaacaaatgtgtgtgtgtgtgtgtgtgtgtgtgtgtgtgtgtgtgtgtgtgtgtgtgtgtgtgtgtgtgtgtgtgtggcggagAGAATCAGAGTCTTGGATTGAGGATTAAGAGTCAACATAGATACTCTGACATAAGCAAAAGTGGCAGGGTGGATTTGTAAATCACACCCTGTAGCTCTTCCACTCTCCTCCGTTATCCCTTTTCCGCACTCTCCCTTTTTTCTCCATACTGAGAGAGGGGTCAGTGGCACATTATCTGTGACAAGCACTGTGTGAGAGGACGGgataaagtacacacacacacatatggagtTATGATAGGTCATGGCACCAGCTGGGGTGTATTCAATTTTCCTGCTGGTAATCGGCGTAACCTTGTTCCTAAAATCCAATGACGAAGAAATATTCCATGTGTTGATGATACATTAATGGACTATTTGTCTCTCCTCTCTTGCCTTTTTCCCTCTCTGTCCCCATTCCATTATTTCTCTCCCTTTGCATATAATCTATCCCCCATCTTTCCACCCGGTCTCACTGTTTGTCGTTCAGCGGATGGATGGCTCCAGCGCATTGTGATTTTGGGTTCAGAGGCTCATGTGATAGAAGAGATCCAGCTGTTTGATCGGCAGCAACCAGTGGACAGCCTCACCATCTCGCACAGCAAAGTAATTTCTGATCTGTTCTCTTGCTGAGCCAATCTCTTTGAACCCTGCTCTCCTGCCTGACTAGCATTAACCGGTTTTGTTCAGACCGAGTAGGAAAACAGAAAGCACTGATAACTGAAAATAATTTGCTTGCTAGTATTGTTTTCCTCCCAGATCTCCCAGATCTTTCCATTCTTTCTCCACAGAAGTATTTGTACATTGGCTCCCGCTCGGAGGTTCTTCAGCTGCCCTTGGCAAACTGCAGCCGGTACCATTCACAGCCAGACTGCCTGCTGTCCCGAGACCCGTACTGTGCCTGGGACAGCGAGGGACGCGCATGTGTCCGCATCGACCTCCACCGCGGGTAAATTCATCTATCTTTTACTTAGTTCTGCTGCTAAAATCCTTTCACCATCATCCATCCACTCCTTTTCTCATGTCTGTTGTGCtctcctttttgttttctttccatttGTGCTCTTGCTCTCCTCCACTGTTCGCTCCTCATCATTTTGCAAAGGCTTTCCCTTTCCACCCCCTCTGTTCTCCTCCACAGGTCCCTATTTGTACTTTTAAGCTGCATCCCTATAGCAGTGTGTCTAACAGCCTTCTGACACATCATCAATATTTGTGCTTCCCCCACAGCTCCACATCCACACTCTCGCAGGACCTCATGCTGGAGAGGTTCAACCGAGGAAAAGCCAAGTTTGATAAGCCTTTCTCCATCCCCAGTCCTGGTACGTCAGACTTACGCTGCCCCCTGCAGGCCCCCTGTAGCGAGTGGTTTTCCATTAGGGGTCAAGCacacttttatggtgttttaccAGGTCAATGAgattactactactacaaaaaaaaaaaaaaaaaaattatatatatagtaaaatagtaaaaacataaaattgtaaacataaaatataatttatacctgcggtggcaaaaataaataataaaaataaataaaaaattaaatacatttttattcatttatcctttccttgctgattaaaatattatatattattatatattatatatgatattaattaggttatatatacagtatatatacagaccaaaagtttggacacaccttctcattcaaagagttttctttattttcatgactatgaaaattgtagattcacactgaaggcatcaaaactatgaaataacacatgtggaattatatatggaattatatacataacaaaaaagtgtgaaacaactgaaaatatgtcatattctaggttcttcaaagtagccaccttttgctttgattactgctttgcacactcttggcattctcttgatgagcttcaagaggtagtcacctgaaatggtcttccaacagtcttgaaggagttacccgagagatgcttagcacttgttggcccttttgccttctgtctgcggtccagctcacccctaaaccatctcaattgggttcaggtccggtgactgtggaggccaggtcatctggcgcagcaccccatcactctccttcttggtcaaacagcccttgatgccttcagtgtgactctacaattttcatagtcatgaaaataaagaaaactctttgaatgagaaggtgtgtccaaacttttggtctgtactatatatatatatatatatatatatatatatatatatatatatattatatatatatatatatattatatatataataacctaATTAATAGCTGAAGCTAAACAGTACATTTTTATCAATAGAGCAAAATATATTactaaaacaaaaagcaaaatgtACAAAAAGAGACTGTAGTATTATtttactacatttattttattattttaaaaaagaaataagtcatatattaatgtttttgttttattcccCCAGATCATTCTAGGTTGAGAAATGTGACTGTGGTTGTTGGGTCAGATCTGGTATTGCCCTGCCATCTGGTTTCCAACTTGGCCCAGCCCTTCTGGGAGCTCAACGAACGCGAGCTCGCTCTGGTAGAAGGTGAGGCCATGGGGCCAAGATTCGACCGAGCCCTCCGTGCCCTCGTTATCCCCCAAGCTGGTCCCCTTCAAGCAGGCCGCTACATCTGCTATTCAGAGGAGCAGGGCGTGAAGTTCCAGACGGAAAGATATCAGGTTGCGGTGGTAGCCAGCGCGCCCGTCTTCATGGAGGCCCGCGCTCCTGATGGCAGCATGGGTTTGTTCTGGGTCCTGGTGATCACTTTGGGTGCTGCTTGTCTGTTGCTGCTGATCGTGTCTTTGTATCTTCGTAGAAGACTGAAATTGGCACTGGGCAAAGGGGCAGAAATGAAGCCGCTGGAGAGCACATTAGTGTACCCCATTACTTTACCCAAAGAGCCTCCCAGCCGGCCATCATTTGTGCCAAGCAAGATGGCGAACGACGAGGATCGCTTCTGGGAAACAGGGGCCAATTACTACTACTCGGACGGCTCCCTGAAAATTGTGCCTGGGCATGCAATGTGCTCCACCGGAAGCTCGGCATCTCCGAGCGCCATTCCCGGTCAGCCCATTCACTCACCAAGCAGGTTGAGCCTCACCAACATTCGGAACTCAGGCACCAACGGATACATCCGCCTGAATCTGAGCACGGCCGGAGAGGAGAGAACGAGCATTGGAACGGGAATGGGAATTGGAATGGGGAGCGGACTCGGGCTGGGGGGCCGAGAGAATGATTACACCAGTCCATTCAAAGAGGAGCTCCGGAAAACTCTGCAGCAGAGGAGCGTGCTTCCCGACGCCAATCCCGAGGAGTCTTCTGTGTAGATCTCACAGGAAGCACAGAACACCTCACCTACCTCCCTCCTGCTTGGGGAACTCTCTTCATCCTACTCGCAACCTATTTCTTCTCTGTCAACACTTATTTGCAGTGGCAAACATCTCCCGTGCCATAAGGCCACCGCGCTTCATGACACTCCCTTGGACTATTCTGGCTCTCACACTACTAACACACAACTGAGACTGAACACAACTCGAAAAACTTTTGTAAATGTCTGTATTTAAAGGACCAGCCCGACAGGGCCTTGTCTTAATCTTGGCTAACAGGCGAACACAGGTACATCTCTGAGAGGAACCCAACCAGTCAAATGTAGCCGTCCGTCTGGTCTGCGAAGAGCAGACGTCTGACAAAGGATCTGAATCATTTGGCAAGCTGGAGGATACAGAGCTTATTTTTGACATCTAGAGGTTGCTTGCCTCAGGTGTTTGGACACGTTTTTTTGCGCCCTTTTATGGGTAACACATGAGAGAGGAGACAAGGACATGCATAAACTCAAATCGCTAGATGACAATCACGCTCTTTTCTCACAAGGAATGCAGGGGagaaattattaaagaaaaaacaactgAGTGTGCTGTAAAACCGAAACAGGACTTGAATAATGAACAAATGCTTTGCCTTTCTTCCTTTACAGctcaaaaacttttttaaacatcgtctttttttctgagaatgtGTACTGAGACTTGCAGCACTAATTAATTGTGATATCTGTTTATTGCAACTGTTAAAGAAAGGACTTCTTTTTTTTACGATTAATAGTTTCATCTGAAATGTGAAAGGATTTTTAGTGGAAGTAGCATGAGGAAGGTCTGAACAGAATGTTGTACTAAGACTGTGTTGGATGTGACAGCAAGTgcattattgtatatatttggCTTGAACTGCCAAATGAAGTACAACACCAGTGTTTGCCTACTTGATAAACCAGGTGAATGAAGCCACATGATGGAATGAAACTTTATTTCTGGAATGGTCGAGAAGACCCCGCCCACATTCTGAAGCCGAATTGTTCTCCATGAAAGGGATCCTTCAAAGACTACTGGACTTTTAAAACAAGTCCAGAATGAATGACAGAGGCTACGGCTGATCGGACACAGGTAAGACTACACCAAATCATACCTTTTATTTGGGATGCTTgctttatttgaaattatatgaagatgagtttttcctgtttttccaAAAAGTCTCATGTTCattaagactgcatttatttgatcaaaaatgcagcaaaccgtaatattaagaaatattattacaatttaaaagaactgttttctatttcagtatattttaaaatggaatttattttcagcagccattacttcagttgtCAGTTTTGCTATAatgatttgttttgatttttaaattcCTATAAAACATATTCCAACATGATTTTGTTTAAATAGGAtaaaaaagctgtaaactgacgGACTGTATCTCTCTTTTGTGTTTCAGTGTGGGCTTTGCAGCTCTTAAACAGAGACTAAATACAAAAACAGGGTAAAAACAGAAAGCAGAGGACATTTCATCCCGTTGACTTTGATTGTGAAGACAAATGAAGGAGATTTTGATTTTTCGTGACCCTGCGGGTGGAGAGGCACTACACTGATCATCGCGGATCCATACTTTGTTGCATGATGTTCtgcaaaatatattgtataatttcAACAATAAAACAATTAGTCTCATGTATTTCaaacaaaggaaagaaaaaaaaaatcatacctgTGCCTCTTCACCTCGGGTGAAGCCAAAGCAGACTGCAGACATGTTtcctgcttttcttttctttttattctcttATATGTTCTGGAATCTGTCCACTGCACAGAACTCAAGTGTTGTCTGAAATCTTTGTTACTACTTCTCTTGTTTTGGTGGAATGCTATTCTTTGTGGCATTAGAGCTTTACGATTTTCTCAAGCGGCTTTCCATTCTGTCATTGGCTCTTTTCTAGTCTACGATCTAGTGTACGCCACGCTGCATACGAGGGAAGTTTACACTTGTCAGAAAAGATATTTGTACTAAAAGGAACGCTAAGAAATGTCAGCTTAACAAGAACACAATCCTTTCTGCCAGGACTTCTCAGGGTGGGCTTCTGACTCTcttgaaattgtgaaatttgaCTGTTCTTAATTTCACTAATCGCTTTGATAAGCCTGTCTAATGAATTAAAGTCAGACTTTAGACTGACGTCATTTCACTGAGCGACCAGAAGTGTCACATATGCTTGTTTGCAACATGCATGGCTTTTTTTTGTACTGACCAGTATTTCCTGCTtgattagagagaaaaaaaatacggTCATCTCGGTTCATTTCATCTCACATGGCTTTAAATCTGCTGTTACTTTGTGAGTTTTTTGTATTATGAAATTCCCTTTTCTTGCAATTCAAAGATatcgttaaaaaaaaatcttgctttttTTTAGGTAATTGTTAAGTAACTTATTTTGCTTGTACAAAAAGTTGATATTTATTACCATTGTACATATGCCcttgttttttatatatgtatatatcaacaGGAAATAAAAGTAGAGATCAGTTCACAGCGAGTAGGATGTGTATGATTATTTGAGTGTTCAGTTGACTTTAAAATCTCACGTGTTACATTTGCTTTATGCAAAATGTCTACATAGTGCTTTTCATGATGCTTCTGCTGAAAATATTTACAGTCAGTGTTTTTGCTAACCTCATTGAGTCCAGACACAACACTTTGGACAACGACCAAAAGTGCAGTATCTGCTGCTTATTGTCTATAATTTTCTCTATCATACCACGTGCATCTGAACACCCTCACTGGTACAGGTGACAGGACTGCCACGAACCACACACGCAGAAGCCACAGCTGTGTGTAAGACATCAGCAGTCTGCACCGAGTGCATCATCAGTTTCTACACAGCTGGGCCTCTAATTCACAGCTGTCTATAAAAGGAGGAGAGGAAAAGATATCGAGCCATTATCTGGAAAAGATTTGCTTTCTAAGTTGACACTGTGTCTTTTTTCTATC
Above is a window of Carassius carassius chromosome 4, fCarCar2.1, whole genome shotgun sequence DNA encoding:
- the sema4c gene encoding semaphorin-4C; amino-acid sequence: MGCAKVLLVMFVISFEKGICVSWNPVPRKTVKYNDVHDSMARFRAVGVWNFTMLTLAEHERVLYVGAREHIFALDPNDISRQLRPQIEWSAPVEKKRECAAKGKNNQTECFNYIRFLQSYNHTHLYTCGTYAFQPKCTYINADYFTLDSATLEDGKGKCPYDPAKGHTGLIVDKELYSATLNNFLGTEPVILRNLGQQHYSMKSEYLPAWLNEPNFVGSALVRESRNSKDGDDDKIYFFFSERAVELDCDSDLTVARVARVCKGDLGGTRTLQKKWTTFQKARLMCSFPERHITFNNLRAVFTLPGADWRSTSFYGIFHAQWGDVDVSAVCQYQIAEVKNVFDGPYKEYREPSQRWGRYTGTVPSPRPGACITNFDRENGYNSSLQLPDATLNFAKKHPLMEDRAEARPLLLTKGINFTRLAVDRVSSLDQGSYNMLFIGTADGWLQRIVILGSEAHVIEEIQLFDRQQPVDSLTISHSKKYLYIGSRSEVLQLPLANCSRYHSQPDCLLSRDPYCAWDSEGRACVRIDLHRGSTSTLSQDLMLERFNRGKAKFDKPFSIPSPDHSRLRNVTVVVGSDLVLPCHLVSNLAQPFWELNERELALVEGEAMGPRFDRALRALVIPQAGPLQAGRYICYSEEQGVKFQTERYQVAVVASAPVFMEARAPDGSMGLFWVLVITLGAACLLLLIVSLYLRRRLKLALGKGAEMKPLESTLVYPITLPKEPPSRPSFVPSKMANDEDRFWETGANYYYSDGSLKIVPGHAMCSTGSSASPSAIPGQPIHSPSRLSLTNIRNSGTNGYIRLNLSTAGEERTSIGTGMGIGMGSGLGLGGRENDYTSPFKEELRKTLQQRSVLPDANPEESSV